The Gammaproteobacteria bacterium genome contains the following window.
GAGGTCACTGTTCATGTCTGGCGGCTTCCCAGGCCAGTATGGCATGTTTGCGCGCCTCGCCCCAGTGATAGCCGCCCAGGTCGCCGTTTTGTCTGAGCACGCGATGACACGGGATGAGAAGGGCGATCGGGTTGGCGCCTACGGCATTCCCCACGGCCCTTGCCGCGTTGGGATGGCCAATGGCATTCGCGATCTGGTTGTAACTCGCCACCTTGCCGGGAGGAATATTCAGCAATGCCTTCCATACACGGGTCTGAAAGTTCGTCCCGGCCACGAACAACGACAACGGACGTTCCGGTGTCGTCCCGTTGCCGAACAGGGCATCCATAACCGGCAGTGTGCGCTCCCGATTTTCGTTTATCTCGGCTTGAGGCCATTGCTTGCGTAAATCGGCCAGATGCTCATGGACCTCATCGCGCTCCAGGAAGGCAAGATTGCAGACGCCTCTCGGCGTGGTCGCGATAAAGGCGTTTCCAAAAGGACTGTCGTGTACGGCGTAGTCGATGCTCAGGCCGGCGCCGCCGGTTTTGTACTCGCCGGGCGTAACCGCCTCCAGATGGACGAAATGATCGTGCAGGCGCGAGCCGCTGCTCAGTCCCAGCGAGCCGGATACCTCCAGCAGGGATTGGGGTTCGTTCAGTAATCGCTTGGCGCGCTCCAGCGTCAGGACCTGCAGGAATCGCTTGGGGGTGATGCCGGCCCAGCGGCTGAACAGGCGCTGGAAATGAAAAGGGCTCAAATGCACGTGCGCGGCGATTTCTTCCAGAGACGGTTGTTCGTTCACCCGGCTCGAAATGAAACCGATTGCCTCAGCGATACGTTCGTAGTCCGACATTTCGGTATATCCTGGCGCGGTGCGGCATATATTATTCTGTCGCGGTGCCGGCCTGTTTAGCGTCCGGAGTGCGATACATGTTTTCCGGAACCTGCGCCAGCGTGGATTCGAACAGTCTAGGCCCAAGTCCGTAGAATTGCTGAAAGCTCATGATGAGCGGGCGCCACCTGTCCGGGTCTACATGGTCGGGTTTGTCGTGCGCCAGTATCGATTCCTCTACGTGGACGCGTCGCACCCGAACCTCGATACAGGCAAGGATACCGCGTTGCAAAGGATCGTCGTCGGCGATGCCATGCACCTTTTCAACAGTGCCTTCCATCTGCACAGGGCATTCGCTTACCCGTGGCGCAGCTACCGTATCGGACGATTCCCATGTCAGTCCGGAAATCGCAAACTTATCGGCTTCGAAGCGGTACCCTCTGCGCAGCTTGGCCTCTGGTACCGGGTTGCTACCTGTCGTCAATGCAAGCCGGTCCACAGCGGCAACTTCGTGTACCGATGGCAGGTTGAGCACGCATTCGCCCGTTCGGATCATGTTCTGAGTGGTTTTGGAGCGCATGGACAAGCCCAGCACGCAGCGCCAGCCAAGCCAGAATACGGACGACATTGGAGAAAGGTTGTATGTCCCATCCTCGTTCAGGGTGCTTATCAGGGCCACGGGCGTGCCGAAATACAAAATCGACGGCTTGATGGTTTTGTGCATGATCCGATCTCGATATTTTTTGTGAAGCAACCAGAGTATTGAGTCCCACCGACGGTCTCTCAATCCGGATCTTGCTGTATTGGGGTATGAATTCAGATCCTCCTGATGAGGATCGAACGATGGCTTCCGGAGTGGATGAAAATAAAAAAACGGGGGCGCGTACGCCCCCGTTCCGCTGGTCCTTCTGCGCTGGTCGCGGCACTCGGTGCCGCCTGGCTTAGCGCCAGCCCAGGATCTCCAGGATGACACCGTGGCCGGTGACGTTGTGCTGCACGCTCACGAAGAAGCGCTTGCCCGTGGCGTCGAACAGCCCGCCGGTCCATTCGGCGTGCAGGTCGTTCAGGGTGGCGATGCGGACGCAGCCGTCCGACAGCGTGTCCACGTCCTTGCCGTCCTCCAGGCAGGCCCACAGGTCGTTGTTGTGCGGATCGACCGCAAACCCGGGGGCGTCGCCGTCCTCGTGGATGACCCAGTTGGCGCGGCCGGGCTGATAGGCGATGTTGTCCATCATCGCGAACTGGCTGGTGCCTACGGCGAACAACTGCACCTCCGGCGTGGCAAGATTGGCGGTGGCCTCTTCCAGCGTGCCGTCGGTCACGCAGACGGTCTCGCCCCAGTTGCGGTCACTGCCTTCGTTGCCGGTGTTGTTGGCGCAAAAACGCACCTGCCCGTGGTCCAGTGCCCTGGTGTCGATCGCCAGGTCTTCGGGGCGATAGTAGCCGGTCAGGCTCAGGTCGGCCGCGGCGGCACGCAAGTCGGCGTCATAGGCGTTGTTGATCATGACCCAGCTGCCCAGGCCGGTGTTGGTGCCCTGGCCATAGTCGGTGTTGCCGCTGCGCTTGCCCAGGCGCAGGCCGTACACGCTGCCCGAGACCAGCGGCGATTCGTCGAGGCTGCCGATCGGTGCCGTCCCGTTCCACGGCGTGGTGGGCACGAACTTGAAGTAGGCGCCCCCCGGCGTACCCGTATGCGGACGGTTTTCGTCTCCGTAGTACATGACCCCGTTGGGGTAGATGCCCACACCCTCGAAGGACAGATGCCCCAGTGCGGGACGGACCGCGACATTGCCCGCGTCAGCGCCCGACAGGGTGCCGGTATCGCGGTCGTAGGACACGTTGGTCGTGTGCAGCGGATCGATGATCTCCAGGATGGTTCCGGTATTGCCGGCTTCCTCGCCGATGACCACCGTACCCCACGGCGTGGTGTGCGCCGGATCGCACGACCGGGTGCCGCTCAGGATGGTTTCCACCTGGCCGTCCGACAGGCGCACCCGCTGAATGCCCGGCGCGCTCGGCCCCTGCTCGTTGCACACGATCAGGTGGGTCGGGTGCTTGGCGTTCGGCCACAGGGTCATCATGTCGATGTTGGGGCCCAGATCCGCGCGGGCGGAGACCACGCGCGCGTGCAGACTGCGTGCCAGCGTGGCCAGGGTGAGCGGATTGGCCTCCGCGGCGGCGGCATCCACGCTCTGCGTTGAAGATGCGGCGAGCGGACCGGCAATGCCGAACAACTGACGGGACTGCGCATGCAGCAGGTGGTCGCGTAACTGGCCGAAGTCCCGCTTGCCATGATGATGATAATAACCATCGGCGGCGGCCGGTGCGGAGAACGCAACGGCCAGCGCCAGCCCGGCAAACACTGATTTGAATTTCATGCTTTCCTTCCCCCCTAGGTAAGGTTGACGTGCAGACACACACCATGTGTGCTGACGGAGATATGTTCGGGAAGGGATGTGTCGTGTTGCTTACCGGGAAATTAAGCTTTCTTGCCGGTGGGATGACGGTAGTTTGAACAAAAAATGAACACGCCGGTTCGAGGCGATGTATAGGCGGTCACGTGGGAAACACCGGCCTGGGACCGATGCTTAGATCTCTGGCATTCCCACGGCGTAGGGTGTTCCAAAAGGGGGGTTACAGCGCCTTCAGCAGATCGACCACCCGCTGGCCGGCACCTGCCTGGCTGTCCAGCCACTGACGGGCCTGTTTGGCCTGGGTTTCGCGCAGCGCCGCATCCACGCCCAGTCTTGCGGCCTGTTCCGCGATGGCGTCCACGTCTTCGCCGGTCAGCACTACGCCGGCCGCCACGGCGGCAGCGAGCAGGGCGTCGTCGCGCCGCCTGCCCACGATAACGGGGCTGCCCGCCAGGATGGGGGTGACCAGATCCGGCGCATGTGTCGCCTCGTCCGCCAGCGTACCGCCCGGGATCACGAAGTCCGCGCAGGCGTACAGGCTGTCGAGCGGGGTCGGGTCTTCGACGAAATACACGCGGTTTTTGCGCGGCACGAAGGAGGTATACAGGCGGGTGTGCCGGATGGTCGGCATGCTGTACTTGATCGCGTCCCGATACACGGGCTCGTAGCGTTCGGGGTCCTTCGGCGCCACGATCATGATGCAGGTCTGCTGGCGCAGCAGTTCGAACAGAACGGCATAGGCGACGCGTTCCTCGCCTTCGCCGGTGGCCGCGGCATAAAACACGGGATAGTTCCGTTCCCGATATTCCTGAAAGCGTTCGCACAGTGATGTATCGGGCGCGTACTCAGGCAGGGCATCGAGCAGGCACAAGGGGTCGCCGGTGAGAGCGGCGTCCGGCAGCAGACGGTGGGCGGCCTCGTCGGCGACCGTGATCAGTTTGCAGCCGGCCTGGGCGACGGCGTCGTCGCGCGCATTCAGCCAGACCTTGTCGGCCGGAATGTCGCGCACCAGTTCGTGGCATTGCGCGGCGGCGCCGATGACGATCACGCGCGCGGGTTTGAGCTTGCGTACGCGTTTGATGTCGGCGCCGTAACGCGTGGGCAGTTCGAGATATGCGCGCGGACCCTGGTAGGCGTCCTCTCCGACGACGCCGAGCGCCAGCCGGCCGTATGCCGTTTCCAGCAGGGCCAGGAACGGTTCGGCATTGGCGGCCGTCTGCGCATCGGCGATGACCAGTGTGGCACCGATCAGTTCGCGGTCGATGCGGCCGGCGGAAAACAATTCGGAGAGCGACATAATCCCGTCCTGTGATGACCGGGGCGGATTATAACGGCCGCTTACCCCGTGCCAAAGCCTCGGATGTTATTATCGCGGCGGGTTTGATGCGCTGATGCAGTCCGCGATGAAAAAATGGTTATTGATTTTGGTGTTGCTGCTGGTGCCGGTCGCCGCGCTGGTCGGATACATCGTGCTGGAAAAGCCGCAGCCACGCACCATTACGAATCTTCCCTGGCAGATCAGCGTCTTTCCTGACGGCACCTCGCAGGTTTTCGGCATCCATCTCGGCGTCACCACCCTGGACGACATGGCGCGTGATCTGAAAAGCGTGCCCGACGTCGGTCTGTTCCGTTCCCCCGATGGACACACAACCCTGGAGGCCTATTTCGGCAAACAGCGTCTGGGCATTTTTGAAGCGCGCCTGATCGCGGTGCTTGCGGCTTCGCCCGTGCAGCTCGATGAAATGATGCGCGGCGCCGCCAAGAAGGAACCAATGCCCAGTGGTTCCTATCAGTTCACGCTCGCGGAATCCGATTTGAAATCGGTATATGCGCTGCCGGTATCAGAACTGAGTTATGTCCCCTCGGCGCAGTACACGCCGGATATCGTGTCGGAACGTTTCGGTGTGCCCGAGGAAAAGATCCCGTTCAACGATCACCAGCAGTGGTGGCTGTATCCCAAACGCGGCCTGGCTTTGATGCTCGATACCCAGGGCAAGAGCGAACTGCATTACGTTCGCCCGGCGGATTTCGATGCATTGAAGCAGCGCATCCAGGCGTTGAAGGCCAAACCCCCCGCATGAAGCCCTTCTGGCAGGACAGGCCGCTGACCGAATTCACCGAGGCGGAATGGGAGTCGTTGTGCGACGGCTGCGGCAAGTGCTGCCTGCACAAGCTGCAGGACGAAGCCGACGACCGCATTTACTACACCGATGTCGCCTGCCGTCTGCTGGACTTGCATAGCTGTCGCTGTACCGATTACAGCCGGCGTTTCAACCGCGTGCCCGATTGCATGCAGGTGAGCCCGTCCCAGCCCGAGGTCTTCGAATGGCTGCCTGTCACCTGCGCCTATCGCCTGTTGTGGGAAGGCAGAGATCTGCCCGACTGGCATCCGCTGCGCACGGGTAACCCGCTCAGCACCCACGAGCAGGGCCACGGCATCTGCGGCCGCGCCTGCTCCGAACTCGACGTGGACGACATCGAGGAACACATCGTGGAGTGGGTGGAATAACGCGTCATGGCCGGCAGCAGCCCCGAGAAGATCGCCATCATCGGCGCCGGCATGGCCGGACTGACCTGCGCTACATCGCTGACCTTGAGCGTGCCCGACGTGCATGTGTTCGAGCAGGCGCTGCACCCCGGCGGACGCATGGGCGTGATTCGCGAACGCGGGTTCGAGTTCGACGCCGGCACGCAGTATTTCACGGCTCAGGACGAGCGCTTCGCCATGGCGGTGGACGGCTGGCTCGACGAGGGTGTCGTGCAGCCTTGGTCAGCATGGGTCGTGGAACTCGAGCGCGGCAACTTCCTGGCCCGGCCGCCCGAAGCGCGTTACGTGGCCGTGCCGCATATGGGCGGGCTTTCCCAGCATCTCGCCGAGCTTTGCACCCGGGTCGAGTACGGCACACCGGTGGAGCGTCTGGAAAAACAGGCATCGGGATGGCGCCTGTACGACCGCTTCGGCACCGATCTCGGCTGTTTCGATCTGGTCGTCACCGCCGTACCGCCGGCCGAGGCCATGCGCCTGCTGGGCGAGGCGGCGCCCGATCTGGGGCTCATGCTGACGGGGCAGGCCATGAGTGCGTGCTGGACCCTGCTGGTGGGCAGCGATGACGGCCTGCCGCTGATGTTCGATGCCGCCTTTATCGGCAACTCCCCGCTGCGCTGGGCGGCCCGCAACAACAGCAAGCCGGGGCGCGCCCCGCGCGAGGCCTGGGTGCTGCAGGCGACGCCGGAGTGGTCCGAAGCGCATCTGGACGATACGCCGGACGATGTGGCCGGCGCCTTGTGGCATGCATTCGAAGAGGCTGCCGGCGGATTGCCCGGCGTGCGGCCCCAGGTGCGCCGCGCCGAACTCTGGCGCGAGGCCCAGCCGATCGCCGGCCTGGAGCAGCCGTTCTTGTTCGACGCGCAGAACGGCGTGGCCGCCTGCGGCGACTGGTGCCTGGGGCCGCGTGTCGAGGCGGCCTTTCTCAGCGGCCTGGCGCTCGCCGACCGGATCCTGCAGGACGTCTAGCGCGAAGCACCCAACGTGTCGCCGTCAGGCCGCGAAGGCGGTGGCGGCGTAATGACCGTGTTTGTGCAGATAGGCGAAGAACAGATCGTCGAAGTCAGGCACCACCGATTCCTTTACCGCATCCAGTTCCAGCAGGCGGTCGCCCCAGGCCCACAGCTTCGGCGTCGCCGCGTGGTCGAACAGCGGATGGCGCTCCTCGAGCAGACGATAGCGCATGAACAGGGGGGCATAGGCGGCGTCCACCAGCGAAAAGTCCGCGCCGTTGAAATACGGGCCTTCGCCCAGGATCTCCTCGACCTTGTGCAGGTTGGCCTCCGCCTTGGCCAGCGTTTCCTCGAAGACCTTTTCGTCCTTGGCCGTGCTGAGCTGGTACTGGTCGAACAGGCACTGCTGGCCGAATTCGATCCAGGCCCGGCCGCGGGCCAGCGCCATCGGCTCTTCGGGGCGCAGCCGGCCCGGGGTCACATCGTCGATGTACTCGTTGATGATGGCGGACTCGAACAGCACGGCGTCGTTGTCCACGCGCAGGGCCGGGACCTTGCCGAAGGGGGAGATCTTGAGGAACCACTCCGGCGGGTTCTCCAGGTCGATGTAGGTGATGTCGTACGGCAGCGACTTGTAGTTCAGGGTGATGACGCTGCGCTGTACGAAGGGGCAGAGTTTGAAGCTGATGAGTTCCAGATTCATGGCGTGTTCCCGGCAAAATGGATGGTTCATGATAGTGTGCCACGCGGCTGCACGGAAATGCCCTCAGACGGTACAGGGAACTGCAGCGGCGACGCAGCCAGTCTGTTATGATTGGCCTTTCTTTTGTCAGCTTAATCAAGGACATCGGTGACAGCCAGTCGTTCCCCGTCGGGCCCGCGCATCCTCTCCCGTGCCGAGCACGGGATATCCCGCAGTCAGATATCCCAGAATGCCCTCAAGGTCCTGTATCGCCTGAAAGATGCGGGCTACGAAGGCTATCTGGTGGGTGGCGGCGTGCGCGACCTGCTGCTCGGCCGGGAACCCAAGGATTTCGACATCGCCACCGATGCCCGTCCCGAGGAGGTCCGCCAGCTGTTTCGCAACTGCCGGCTGATCGGCCGGCGTTTCCGGTTGGCGCACGTCCATTTCGGGCGCGAAATCATCGAGGTCGCCACCTTCCGCGCGCCGCACGACGAGGCCGAGGGCGGTGAAGGGGAGGTGGTCGACGGGCGCATCGTGCGGGACAACGTCTACGGCACCCTGGAACAGGATGCCTGGCGCCGCGATTTCACCGCCAATGCCCTGTACTACAACATCGCGGACTTCTCGGTGGTGGACTACACCGAGGGCGTGGAAGACCTGCGCGCCGGTCTGCTGCGCCCCATCGGCGACCCCGAGGTACGTTTCCGTGAGGACCCGGTACGCATGCTGCGCGCGGTGCGGTTCGCGGCCAAGCTGGGGTTCCGCATCGAGGCGGCCTGCGAGCGGCATATCACCGGGCATGCCGAGCTGCTCGAGACCGTGGCGCCCGCCCGCCTGTTCGACGAGGTGCTCAAGCTGTTTCACGGCGGCTGCGCGCTCAACACCTTCGAGATGCTGCGCCATTACGGGCTGTTCGAGCATCTGTTCCCGCTGACCGAGGAGGCGTTGACGCGCCAGGAAGGCGGCTTCCCGCTGACCTTTGTCAGCCAGGCGCTGAACAACACCGATTCGCGCATCAATCAGGACCTGCCCGTCACGCCCGCCTTTTTGTATGCCGTCATGCTCTGGGAGCCGGTGCGCCGCGAGGCCCTGCTGCTGGAAGAGGGCGGCATGGCGAGCCTGCAGGCCCTGCAGGCTGCGGGCGGACAGGTGTTGGCGGCCCAGGCGCGCCACATCACGATCCCCAAGCGTTTTGCCTTCCCGGTGCGCGAGATCTGGGAAATGCAGGCCAAGCTGGAACGTTTCGGCACGCGCCGCGCCTTGCGCCTGCTGACGCATCCGCGCTTCCGCGCGGCCTACGATTTCTTTTGCCTGCGCGCCAAGGCCGGCGAGACCAGCAGCGAGGCCTGCGACTGGTGGACCGATATTCAGGAAGCCGACGAGGCCCGCCAGCTGGACATGACGGAAGGCAAGGGCGGTGGCCCGCGCCCCAAACGGCGCCGCCGTCCCCGCAAACGGCGTCCGGCCTCCCATGGCGTCTGAGTACGTGGCGGCCTGGGTCGGACTTGGCAGCAACCTGGACGATCCGCAGGCACAGATACTCAGGGCCCTGGAGGAACTGGACGAGCTGCCCGAGACCCGGCGGGTGAAGGCCTCCGGCCTGTACCGCAATCCGCCCATGGGGCCGCAGGACCAACCCGACTACGTCAACGCCGTGGCCCGCCTGGAGACGGCGCTGACGCCGCTCGCACTGCTCGATGCCCTGCTGGCGATCGAGCAGGCGCACGGGCGCATCCGCGCCTTACACTGGGGCCCACGCACCCTGGACCTGGACCTGCTGCTCTACGGGGACCAGGTGCTGGATCACGAACGGCTGCGGTTACCGCATCCCGGTCTGCACGAACGCGCCTTCGTCCTGTATCCTTTGCTCGAAATCGATCCCGGGCTGGAGATTCCCGGCCTGGGCCGTCTGAGGGACCTGGCGGCGGCGTGTCCCGCCGACGGGCTGATCCGCATTAGTGCATCCCTATGAGTCAGATGACACCCTCCTATATCGTTGTGGAAGGTCCGATCGGTGTGGGCAAGACCACCTTGGCGCGTCGTCTGGCCGAGGAGTTCGGCAGCGAGCTCATGCTGGAAGGGGCGGAGGAAAACCCCTTTCTGGAACGCTTTTACCAGAGCCCGAAACAGGCGGCCCTGGCCACCCAGCTGTATTTCCTGATGCAGCGCGTGCGCCAGCTGCAGTCCCTGCGTCAGGGGGATATCTTCAATCCGGTGTGGATGGCCGACTACCTGATCGAGAAGGACCGCCTGTTCGCCAAGTTGACCCTGGACGACGACGAGTTCGGCCTGTACGAACAGGTCTACGCCAGCCTGACCACCGACGCGCCGGTGCCCGATCTGGTGATTTATCTGCAGGCGCCCGTCGATGTGCTGCTGGCCCGCATCGCCCGGCGGGGTCGGCACTTCGAGCGGAGTATCGAGCCGGCCTATCTGACCCGGCTGTGCGAGGCCTATACCGAATTTTTCCACCGCTACGACGACGCGCCGGTATTGATCGTCAACGCCAGCGAGATCGATCTGGTCAACAACGAACAGGATTTCCAGCAATTGCTGCAGCAGGTGAAGGCGCCCGCGACCGGGCGGCGCTATTTCAATCCGCTGCCGTTTGCCATGTGAGACGAGCCCTATGTCCGACCAACCCAAAACCAAGCGCATTACGCTGACCACCCTGCGGCGCATGAAGTCCGAAGGTGAGAAGATCGCCGTGCTGACCGCCTATGACGCCCCCATGGCCCGGGTGGCGGAGGCCGCCGGCGTCGAGGTCGTGCTGGTCGGGGATACGCTGGGCATGGTGATCCAGGGACACGATACCACCCTGCCGGTGACGGTCGATCATGTCGTCTACCACACCCAGGCCGTGATGCGCGGCAGTCAGCGCGCCCTGGTGATCGCCGACATGCCTTTCATGAGCTACGCCCATACCCCTCAGGCGCTGGACAATGCGGCGCGCCTGATGCGCGAGGGCGGGGCGCAGATGATCAAGCTGGAGGGCGGTGCCACCGAGGCGGAAACCGTCCGCGCCCTGGCCCTGCACGGTATCCCCGTCTGCGCGCATCTCGGCCTGACCCCGCAGTCCGTACATAAGCTGGGCGGCTATCGCGTGCAGGGCCGCGAGGCGCATGCTGCCGAGGCCATTCTGCACGATGCCCTGGCCTTGCAGGCGGCCGGTGCGGACATGATGGTGCTGGAGTGCGTGCCCGTGGCGCTGGCCGCCGAGATCACCCGCAACCTGGACATTCCGGTCATCGGCATCGGCGCCGGTGCCGATACTGACGGACAGGTGCTGGTGCTGCAGGACGTGCTCGGGCTCACCCCCAACGCGCCCCGTTTCAGTGAGAATTTCATGGCGCCCGGTCGGGCCAGCATCCAGGAAGCCATCGAAGCCTACGTGCAGGGCGTCAAATCCGGGACCTTCCCGGATGCCGCGCACAGCTTCTCCTGAGCCGACATCCCCTATGCACATCGTTCACGAGCCTGGACAGCTGCGTGCCGTGCTCGCCGGCCTGCGCCGCGAGGAGGGCCGTATCGCCCTGGTGCCGACCATGGGCAACCTGCATGCCGGCCATCTGGCGCTGGTGCGCCGCGCGCGCGAGCTGGCCAGCCGAGTGGTGGTCAGCATCTTCGTCAATCCGCTGCAATTCGATCGCGCCGAGGATCTCGCCGCCTATCCGCGCACACCGGAAGCGGACTGCAGGCTGCTGGAGGAGCTTGGGGTGGACGTGGTCTTCATGCCCACCCCCGAAAAGCTTTATCCGCACGGTGAGGCCGCCAGCACCCGGGTCGAGGTGCCGGTATTGGGCGAGATACTGGAAGGGGCCTCACGGCCGGGACATTTCACGGGCGTGGCCACCATCGTGACCAAGCTGTTCAACCTGGTGTTGCCCGACCTGGCGGTATTCGGCAGCAAGGATTTCCAGCAACTGCAGCTCATCCGCCGCATGGTTCAGGATCTGGACATGGATGTGGAGGTCATCGGTGTCGATACCGTGCGTGAGCCGGATGGTCTGGCCATGAGCTCGCGCAACGGCTATCTGAGCGAGGCGGAGCGGGTCGAGGCCCCCGGACTGTATCGCAGCCTGGTCTGGGTGAAAGCGGCGCTGGAATCGGGCGAGACCGATCTGGCGCGGCTTTGCGATCAGGCCGCGCAGCGTCTGGCTCAGGCGGGTTTTCGCAGTGACTACGTTACTATCCGCCGGGCCGCGGATCTCCGGCCGGCCGGCGAAGCCGACCGGGAACTGGTGGTGCTGGCCGCCGCCTGGCTGGGGCGGGCGCGGCTGATCGACAACCTGCAGGTGACGCTGCCGCCGCCCCGGTGAGGGCGTTCTAAGGGCGGTCAGCCTGCCTGTCCCGCGGGTTTTGCACCACGCCGGTTCACCCGCACCCCGGCGTCAGGCCGTGGTCAGCGGCGCACCGGACTCAGACAGTCCTGCCGCCACAGGCACTCGCCCTGAGTGCATTCGCCCTGCTGGGCGCTGCCATAACAGTCGAAATTCCCTTCGTTGCGTTGGATAAGCCGGATCAGGTCCGCCTTGCGGCTGCGACCGGGCTTGAGTCCCATTTCCGTTACGATGATCTGAATGTCCTGCAAGCGCATGGCGGCCTCCTGGACTGATGGCTGGAGTTGCGGGTGTTTAGGCTACCCAGCATATCCAAAGCAAATTTCGTTCCTATTAAGGCGGAACTTTCAGCAGGAAGCGGAGACTAATTCTTTGACCGCATGACATGCGGGCATTGCGCTTCGCATGAACAGTAATTCATGGGTATTGCCTCCTTGCCGCCGCCCC
Protein-coding sequences here:
- a CDS encoding 3-deoxy-D-manno-octulosonic acid transferase — encoded protein: MSLSELFSAGRIDRELIGATLVIADAQTAANAEPFLALLETAYGRLALGVVGEDAYQGPRAYLELPTRYGADIKRVRKLKPARVIVIGAAAQCHELVRDIPADKVWLNARDDAVAQAGCKLITVADEAAHRLLPDAALTGDPLCLLDALPEYAPDTSLCERFQEYRERNYPVFYAAATGEGEERVAYAVLFELLRQQTCIMIVAPKDPERYEPVYRDAIKYSMPTIRHTRLYTSFVPRKNRVYFVEDPTPLDSLYACADFVIPGGTLADEATHAPDLVTPILAGSPVIVGRRRDDALLAAAVAAGVVLTGEDVDAIAEQAARLGVDAALRETQAKQARQWLDSQAGAGQRVVDLLKAL
- a CDS encoding YcgN family cysteine cluster protein yields the protein MKPFWQDRPLTEFTEAEWESLCDGCGKCCLHKLQDEADDRIYYTDVACRLLDLHSCRCTDYSRRFNRVPDCMQVSPSQPEVFEWLPVTCAYRLLWEGRDLPDWHPLRTGNPLSTHEQGHGICGRACSELDVDDIEEHIVEWVE
- a CDS encoding flavin reductase family protein — protein: MHKTIKPSILYFGTPVALISTLNEDGTYNLSPMSSVFWLGWRCVLGLSMRSKTTQNMIRTGECVLNLPSVHEVAAVDRLALTTGSNPVPEAKLRRGYRFEADKFAISGLTWESSDTVAAPRVSECPVQMEGTVEKVHGIADDDPLQRGILACIEVRVRRVHVEESILAHDKPDHVDPDRWRPLIMSFQQFYGLGPRLFESTLAQVPENMYRTPDAKQAGTATE
- the folK gene encoding 2-amino-4-hydroxy-6-hydroxymethyldihydropteridine diphosphokinase, with the translated sequence MASEYVAAWVGLGSNLDDPQAQILRALEELDELPETRRVKASGLYRNPPMGPQDQPDYVNAVARLETALTPLALLDALLAIEQAHGRIRALHWGPRTLDLDLLLYGDQVLDHERLRLPHPGLHERAFVLYPLLEIDPGLEIPGLGRLRDLAAACPADGLIRISASL
- the pcnB gene encoding polynucleotide adenylyltransferase PcnB is translated as MTASRSPSGPRILSRAEHGISRSQISQNALKVLYRLKDAGYEGYLVGGGVRDLLLGREPKDFDIATDARPEEVRQLFRNCRLIGRRFRLAHVHFGREIIEVATFRAPHDEAEGGEGEVVDGRIVRDNVYGTLEQDAWRRDFTANALYYNIADFSVVDYTEGVEDLRAGLLRPIGDPEVRFREDPVRMLRAVRFAAKLGFRIEAACERHITGHAELLETVAPARLFDEVLKLFHGGCALNTFEMLRHYGLFEHLFPLTEEALTRQEGGFPLTFVSQALNNTDSRINQDLPVTPAFLYAVMLWEPVRREALLLEEGGMASLQALQAAGGQVLAAQARHITIPKRFAFPVREIWEMQAKLERFGTRRALRLLTHPRFRAAYDFFCLRAKAGETSSEACDWWTDIQEADEARQLDMTEGKGGGPRPKRRRRPRKRRPASHGV
- a CDS encoding methylated-DNA--[protein]-cysteine S-methyltransferase encodes the protein MSDYERIAEAIGFISSRVNEQPSLEEIAAHVHLSPFHFQRLFSRWAGITPKRFLQVLTLERAKRLLNEPQSLLEVSGSLGLSSGSRLHDHFVHLEAVTPGEYKTGGAGLSIDYAVHDSPFGNAFIATTPRGVCNLAFLERDEVHEHLADLRKQWPQAEINENRERTLPVMDALFGNGTTPERPLSLFVAGTNFQTRVWKALLNIPPGKVASYNQIANAIGHPNAARAVGNAVGANPIALLIPCHRVLRQNGDLGGYHWGEARKHAILAWEAARHEQ
- a CDS encoding glutathione S-transferase family protein, coding for MNLELISFKLCPFVQRSVITLNYKSLPYDITYIDLENPPEWFLKISPFGKVPALRVDNDAVLFESAIINEYIDDVTPGRLRPEEPMALARGRAWIEFGQQCLFDQYQLSTAKDEKVFEETLAKAEANLHKVEEILGEGPYFNGADFSLVDAAYAPLFMRYRLLEERHPLFDHAATPKLWAWGDRLLELDAVKESVVPDFDDLFFAYLHKHGHYAATAFAA
- a CDS encoding deoxynucleoside kinase, which encodes MSQMTPSYIVVEGPIGVGKTTLARRLAEEFGSELMLEGAEENPFLERFYQSPKQAALATQLYFLMQRVRQLQSLRQGDIFNPVWMADYLIEKDRLFAKLTLDDDEFGLYEQVYASLTTDAPVPDLVIYLQAPVDVLLARIARRGRHFERSIEPAYLTRLCEAYTEFFHRYDDAPVLIVNASEIDLVNNEQDFQQLLQQVKAPATGRRYFNPLPFAM
- a CDS encoding DUF839 domain-containing protein — translated: MKFKSVFAGLALAVAFSAPAAADGYYHHHGKRDFGQLRDHLLHAQSRQLFGIAGPLAASSTQSVDAAAAEANPLTLATLARSLHARVVSARADLGPNIDMMTLWPNAKHPTHLIVCNEQGPSAPGIQRVRLSDGQVETILSGTRSCDPAHTTPWGTVVIGEEAGNTGTILEIIDPLHTTNVSYDRDTGTLSGADAGNVAVRPALGHLSFEGVGIYPNGVMYYGDENRPHTGTPGGAYFKFVPTTPWNGTAPIGSLDESPLVSGSVYGLRLGKRSGNTDYGQGTNTGLGSWVMINNAYDADLRAAAADLSLTGYYRPEDLAIDTRALDHGQVRFCANNTGNEGSDRNWGETVCVTDGTLEEATANLATPEVQLFAVGTSQFAMMDNIAYQPGRANWVIHEDGDAPGFAVDPHNNDLWACLEDGKDVDTLSDGCVRIATLNDLHAEWTGGLFDATGKRFFVSVQHNVTGHGVILEILGWR
- a CDS encoding FAD-dependent oxidoreductase, which encodes MAGSSPEKIAIIGAGMAGLTCATSLTLSVPDVHVFEQALHPGGRMGVIRERGFEFDAGTQYFTAQDERFAMAVDGWLDEGVVQPWSAWVVELERGNFLARPPEARYVAVPHMGGLSQHLAELCTRVEYGTPVERLEKQASGWRLYDRFGTDLGCFDLVVTAVPPAEAMRLLGEAAPDLGLMLTGQAMSACWTLLVGSDDGLPLMFDAAFIGNSPLRWAARNNSKPGRAPREAWVLQATPEWSEAHLDDTPDDVAGALWHAFEEAAGGLPGVRPQVRRAELWREAQPIAGLEQPFLFDAQNGVAACGDWCLGPRVEAAFLSGLALADRILQDV